Below is a genomic region from Billgrantia tianxiuensis.
CGGGCACCTCAACAGCGGTCATTTCGCCAGTTTCGGCGCCATCAAGGCCCGTTTCGGCGACGCCCAGGCACGTCGCTTGTGGCAAGCCTATGACGATTCGATCAACATGATCGAGGCGATCATCGACGAAGAGAAGATCGACTGCAGCTTCCGCCGTGGCGGCAAGATCAAGCTGGCCTCCAAGCCCTCCCACGTGAAGAAGCTGCAGGCCATGTGCGACGAGCTCCGCCGCGAGGTCGACCCCACGGTGGAGTGGCTTTCACGCGAGGACGTGCGCAAGGAACTGGGCTCGGACGCCTTCCACGGCGGTGTGCTGTCGCCGAAATCCGCCATGATGCACATGGGACGCTACGTCACCGGCATGGCCCAGGCCGCCCATCGTCATGGCGCGACCATCTGGGAGCACAATCCGGTCATTGCCCGCGAGCGAGTGCCGCAGGGCTGGCGACTGACCACGCCGACCGGCTCCCTCGTCGCCAGGCAGGTCATCCTGGCGACCGATGCCTACACCACGGAGACTTTCGGCTATTTCCGTCGGCGGATGATGCCGGTCGCCTCCTTCATCATCGTCACGCGCCCGCTCACCGCGGAAGAGGTCGCCGCGACGATGCCGGGCAACCGCAACTACACGAACTCGCTCAACATCGCCAACTACTTCCGCCTCACCCCGGACAACCGGGTGCTGTTCGGCGGCAGGGCCCGCTTCTCCTCCGCTTCGAATCAGAAGACGGACGTCAGCTCCGGCCAACTGCTGCGCAAGCAGTTGATCGAGGTCTTCCCGCAGCTTGCCGACGTGGAGATCGACTACTGCTGGGGCGGTCTCGTCGGCTGCACCCAGGATCGCTACCCGCGCGCCGGCACCGCCGACGGGGTGATCTACGGCATGGGCTATTCGGGACATGGCGCGCAGGTCTCGACCCTGATCGGCAACGTGCTCGCCGATATCGCCATGGGCCGCAAGGGCACCAATCCGCTCGAGGGTCTGTCCTGGCGAGCCGTCCCCATGCACACGGGCAAGCCCTGGTTCCTGCCCATCGTGGGGGCATATTACCGCATGAAAGACATGCTTCCCTGATGACTTCCACCCATAATCGATCCGAGGTTCTCATGCTGCACTCTCTCGACTCGCGTCAGGCGTCCAGCCGGCCAGCCCATCCTTCCATCATCGACCTGCGCCAGTTCGCCAGAGAGGTCACTGCCGACACCGCTGGCCAAGCCGACGGCCAAACGGATGCCTTCCTGGCAAACCGCTACCCTCTGGCAATCCCCGCCTGTCCGGTCGAAATCGGCGCCATCCGGCTGGAAGCGGGCACGGGCCGCGTGGCCGAGCTGCCGGCCGACGAGTTCATCATTCTTTGCGACGGCAGCCTGACACTGAACCGCCAGGGCCAGACGCTCGAGCTGGCCGACAGCGCCAGTGCCGTGCTGAGTGCCGGCGCCGGCTTCGACTGGCACTGCCCGGAACCCACCACCCTCCTCTACATACGCTACCTGGGAGAAAGTGCCGGCGAGGGCAATCTGATCGCCATCGACGAATCGGCAGCGCTGGAGCCCTCCGGCACTCCCTTGGTGGAGCTGCTGGTCGGACCGACGCCCTCTTGCCGCAACCATACCGATTACCGCTCCGCCGACGAGGAATTCATGTGCGGCACCTGGTATTCGACTCCCTACCACCGCCGCGCCATGGAATCGCGGCAGTACGAACTGATGCACCTGCTGGCGGGAGCCGTCACGGTCGTGGAGCAGAGCGGCGCCACTCGCACCTATACCAAGGGCGACATCTGCCTGGTCGAGAAAGGGGCCGTATGGAGCTGGGAAAGCCGCGAGGATGTGAAGAAGGTGTACGCGATTTACCGCCCGGCATAAGCTGCGCTCTAGCAATAAAACCAGCAATTAAGAAGGGAGCGGCCAGTGTGGCCGCTCCCTTCTCCTTTCTCACTTCTCACGTTCCGCGTTTCACCGGATGTACTACACCTCAGGCATCCGGCTCCTCAGGTTTCCAGCCAGACGTGTTCGGCGAACATGTAGCCCATCAGGCCGCCCAGCGGATGGGGGCTCAGCCCCCGCAGCTTGGTGTTGTGGCCGTCGATGCTGCTCCTGAACTGCGGAATGCCGATACCACCGTGCTCGTGGATCAGCACCTGCATGTCGCCGTACATCTGCTTGCGCTTGTCTTCGTCGGTCTCGCCGCGCGCCGCCAGCAGCAACTGGTCGAACTGCTCGTTGCGCCAGCCCGCCTCGTTCCAGGCGGCATCGGACTGGAAGAACAGGCTGAACATCAGGTCAGCGGTCGGCCGCGCACTGATGGCGCCGAAGCCCAGCGGATGTTTCATCCAGTGGTTGGACCAGTAGCCGTCCGACGGCACTCGACGGATCTCGAGGTTGAGCCCGATCTGCTGCGCCGAGAGCTGCATCAACTGGGCCATGTCCACCGAGCCGGTGGCGGCCTCGGAGGCCACCAGGGGAATCGAACGGTTCCCTACGCCGGCGCGCTCCAGGTGGTACTTCGCCCGGTCCAGATCGAACTCGCGCTGCGGCAGGTCGGCGAGGTGGTAGCGGTGGCTGGGCGCGATCGGCTGGTCGTTGGCGAGGGTGCCGAAGCCGCCGAAGGCGAGCCGTTGGATCTGCTCGCGATCGAGCATGTACTTCATCGCCAGCACGAAGTCCGGGTTGTTGACCGGCCCCAGGTCGTCGCGCATCACCAGGTTGGTGTAAGCACCGGTCGGCGACTCCATCGCCGTGGCGTTGGCACTGTTGAGGATGCGCGGGATCGAGCGCGCATTGACCGGGTTGATGAGGTCGACGTCCCCGGCGAGCAGGGCATTGATGCGTGCGGCCTCGTCGGGGATCGCGAAGAACTCGATCTCGTCGAGGTAGGGCTGGCCCGGCTTCCAGTAGCTGTCGTTGCGCACGGCGACCGAACGCACACCCGGCTGGAACTCCGCGCATTCGAAGGGCCCGGTGCCGTTGGCGAGACTGAAGTCCGTGGTGCCGTCGCGCACGATGAGGAAATGAGAGGTGGCGAGGATCGCCGGCAGGTCGGCGTTGGGGCTGGTGAGCCGGATATGCACTTCATGCGGTCCGGCGGCCCTGACCTCCTCGAGCTGCTGGGCGACGCTGAGGGCGCGGGAGGCGGTGTCCGGATCCTTGTGGCGGTTCAGCGAGTAGACCACGTCGGCCGAGGTGAACGGCTGACCGTCGTGGAAGACGACGTCCCGACGCAGCTTGATGACCCAGGAAAGGGCATCGTCGGTGTCGAACGACTCCGCCAGCGACATACGCGGCACCAGCACCTCATCCAGCGTGGTCAGGCCGTTGTAGAACATGAAGTGACGGCAGTAGTCGGTGTAGTTCGCCCCCTTGGCCGGATCCAGCGTATCGGCGGTCGAGCTGGTCGCACTCGCGACCTTGATGCGTCCACCGCGCTGGGGCGTCTGGGCGAAGGCGGACGATGCGCCGGTCATCAAGCCGCCAGCGGCGGTGGCCAGCACGGTACCGGCGGCCATGCCGCGCAACACATCACGCCGTGTGAAACCATGGCCGCCTTGGCCGGCTGTTCGCATCAGGCTCGAAGCGAGCTGAGTACCGGGCAGTTTGTTATTTTTCATCTGATGCCTCCAAGTGTTTTCTTTAGTTGCACTGCTAACGTTTTACTACCATCATTGCGCTACTGGCAGGGAAAGCCTCCTGGAAAACATTTCAATCGCTCCGCCATTACAGCACCCGCCTCCTGCATGACTGCCCCGTTTTCGATAGGCTCGAACACATAATTCACGGTATTTCTGCCGTTTTTCGGCACATCATGCCGCCAATGTTCACTGAGCTTCGACCAGCCGTGTCATGCGAAATCACAGGCAAGATTGTCCTAGTTTTGGTCCTTCGATGTTGTCAGAGTTGATCAATCCATCACCTCTTCCCCAAACTGCATTGGAGGAAAATGTATGAGCTTTCTCTACAAGTCAGAACCGGTGCGCGGCGCACGCTGGGCAGAACTGTTCGCCGAGCGTGCGCCAGACATTGATTTCCATATCTGGCCTTCCATCGGCGATCCAAGACAGGTGCGCTACCTCGCCGCCTGGGAGCCACCCCAGGACATCGCTCAGACCTTCCCCAACCTGGAACTGGTATTTTCGGTGGGAGCCGGCGTCGACCAGTTCGACCTTTCTCAAATACCGGAGCATATTCCGGTCGTGCGAATGATCGAGAGCGGTCTGGTCGCAGGAATGGTCGAATACGCCACGCTGGCCGTGCTGGCGGCCCACCGTGACTGGCTCACCTATGCCAACCAGCAGCGCAGCGGGATATGGAAGCCGATGCCGGTGCGCACGGCGAATACGCGCCGTGTCGGGGTGCTCGGCATGGGCGTGCTGGGCAAGGCGGTGCTCGAGAAGCTGCGCGACTTCGGTTTCCAGTGTGCCGGCTGGAACCGCTCGGAACGAAGCCTCCCTGGCGTCGAATGCTTCACCGGCGAGCAGGGCCTGGCGGATTTCCTGGCACGTACCGACATCCTGGTCTGCCTGCTGCCGTTGACCGACGAGACACGAGGCATCCTGTCGCAGAAGCTGTTCCGGCAGCTGCCGCAAGGAGCCATGTTGCTCAATCTGGGACGTGGCGACCACCTGGTCGAAGAGGACCTGCTGGTTGCCCTGGATAGCAACCATCTCTCGACGGCGATTCTCGACGTATGCAGTGTCGAACCGCTGTCGGAAGGGCATTCTTTTTGGCATCACCCGCGCATCATGCTGACGCCCCATATCGCCAGCATGACGCAGCCGGACACATCTGCCGAAGCCGTGCTCGACAACCTGCGCCGCCACCGGGAAGGACTTCCATTGAAGGGGTTGGTCGATCGCACTCGCGGTTATTAGGGAAGCACTGAACAAATCGACGAGCGAGATGAAGCGCAAGGCGCACGGAGCACAGGAACCGGAGCATATGGGGTATATGTGAGGATTCCGAGCACCGCGCAACGCAGCGATTCGCTCGCGTAGGCATTTGTGCAGCGCTTCCTTAGACCCCGCCGCAGAAAATGTCACACATGATTCGGATCGAAAAGGAAACTGCTCGAGTCTTGCGGCAATTAAGCATCGCCTTGGATCCGACCGCCATAAACTTGTCAGTGCTTACACACCGACACGGGCCCAGGCACTCGAATACGCGTTCGGGCTGACCGGAATACTCCAACCTCCCGACTTGCTTGAATCCGGATGCCTGCCCCATACCACCACGATGAAACGAGGTATGTGATGGTGGAGAATCTTGCGATTGCAACAGCGGCGCTGAGCACGGCGGTGCCCAATCTTGCCCCGGACGAGGTGAAAGCCCTGGTCTGTCGTCTCTACGGTATCACCGGCAGCGTCAAATCACTGGCGGGCGAGCGTGACCAGAATTGTCGCATCGAGACCGCAGACGGCAGGCGTTACGTCTTCAAGATCAGCAATCCATCCGAACCGGCTTCGGTCATCGATTTTCAGATCGCCGCACTCGACCACATCGCCCGTATAGCGCCGGACCAGCCGGTGCCCCGCGTGGTACGAACACTCGATGGGCGGTCGCGTGACACGGTGACCCTTCCCGACGGGGTCGAGACCACCGTGCGGATGCTGACCTATCTCGACGGCGTCCAGATACGCGAGACACCTCGGACCGCTACGCAGCGCCAGGCCATGGGGACCATGCTCGCCGAATTGAACCTCGCGCTGCGTGATTTCTCGCACCCTGGGGCAACGCATGACCTGCTGTGGAACGTCGCCACCGCGCACCGGCTGGCCGACAAGCTCGAGGCCATCGTGGACGCCCCGCGTCGTGCGCTCGCCGAGTCGTTCATGACGCGTTTCACCGACCATGTGCTGCCCCGCCTTGCCTCGGTGCGGGCTCAGGTCATCCACAACGATTTTCACCTCTACAACGTGCTGGTCACACCCGACGATCATGAGCGCATCGTAGGGATCATCGACTTCGGCGACATGCTGCATGCGCCACTGGTCGGCGAGGTCGCGACGGCAGCAGCCTTCCACACCACGGGCAATGCCGACCCGTTCGCGGGGCCGGCGCAGTTCGTCGGGGCCTATCACGCGACGTTGCCGCTTACCGACATCGAGCAGGAGATCGTTGCCGATCTCATGGCGACACGCCACCTCATCACCGTATTGATTTCGGAATGGCGTGCCAAGCGCTACCCCGAGAACCGCGACTACATCATGCGCCACAATCCTGCGTCCTGGGCGGCGCTGGCCATGATGAACGCTCTTTCCCGCGATGAAGCGCGCGACCGCTTGCTGACCGAAGTGCGAAAAGGAGAAAGCCGATGAAAAGCACCACCGACCTCAACATGGTCAACGCCTATATCCCCGGGCGCGTCGACGTGGGCCCCGTCACCGCGGCGATGATCGAGCGGCGCGACGCCTTGCTCGGTCCGGCCTATCGGCTGATGTACGAACATCCGCTGCATATCGTGCGCGGCGAAGGCGTGTGGCTGATCGATCCGGATGGCCGCCGCTACCTCGACATCTACAACAACGTCGCCTCGCTCGGGCACTGCCACCCGGCGGTGACCGAGGCGATCTGCCAGCAAGTCAAGGTCCTCGCGACCAACACCCGCTATCTTCACGACACGATTCTCGAACTGGCCGAACGCCTGCTCGCCACCGTGCCCGAGACCGAACTTGCCCATCTCATGCTGACCTGCACCGGCAGCGAAGCGAACGATGTCGCCTATCGCATCGCCCAGGTCCGTACCGGCGGCACCGGTGTGATCGTGACCGAAACCGCCTACCATGGCTTCACCGATGCGGTGTCGAAATTCTCACCATCGCTCGGTACAACAGTCGATCTCGGCGCTCACGTGCGCACGGTCCCTGCACCGTGCTTCTATCATGCCGAAGGGGCCGATCTCGGCGAGCGCTTCACCCGCGACGTCGAGGCGGCGATCGCCGACCTGAAGCGCCATGGCATCAAGCCAGCGATGCTCCTGGTCGACTCCGTCTTCACCAGCGACGGCATCCTCCCCGAGCCTGCGGGCTTCCTGAAGGGCGCGGTCGAGGCGATCAAGCGCGCCGGCGGCCTGTTCATCGCCGACGAAGTGCAACCCGGCTTCGGCCGCACGGGTGAGCATATGTGGGGCTTCCAGCGTCACGGCATCTCTCCGGACATCGTCACCATGGGCAAGCCGATGGGCAACGGACAGCCCATCGCAGGGCTGTTGGCCACCGCCGATGCGCTGGCGGACTTCGGCAAAAAATCCCGCTACTTCAACACCTTTGCCGGCAACACCGTGTCCTGTGCGGCAGCGCTGGCGGTGCTGGATACGATCGAAAAGGAAGGCCTGATACAGCATGCCGCCAGGGTCGGGAAACTACTGCGCGACGGCATCGCCGAGCTTGCCAGCCGGCACGAGGCCATCGGTAACGTACGCGGCGTGGGCATGTTCGTCGGCGTGGAACTCGTCTCGAACCGTGCAACGCGCACACCCGACCGCGAGTTCACCACCCGGGTCGTCAATCGCATGCGCGACAAGGGCGTGCTGCTGAGCGCCTGCGCAATGGGCCATAATGTGCTCAAGATTCGACCGCCGTTGGTACTGTCAGCGGAACAGGCCGGGATAGTGATCGAAGTGCTCGACGAAGCGCTGGGCTTCGTGGCACAAGCATAGTAACCGGCGGCCTCGAAGGTAATCGACCATGCGATCTGCAGCCTCCCTCGATCAGTTCGACATGAAGATTCTCGTGCATCTTCAGCGCGAGGGACGCTGCTCGAATGTCGACCTGTCCGCGGCCGTCGGCCTCAGCGAGAGCCCATGCCTCGCCCGTACCAAGCGACTGCAGGAGACCGGCGTCATCCGGGGCTACGGCGCGGACGTCGCGCTGGAGAAGTTGGGCAGCCACGTCATCGTGTTTTCCGAGGTGACCATCAGCAACCACCGGCCGCACGACTTCCGCAAGTTCGAAACCGGGGCCGGCAAGTACGACGAGATCGTCGAATGCTATAACGTCAGCGGTGGCTACGATTACCTCTTGAAAATCGTGGCGCCGGATATCGCCCATTTCCAGGCGCTCATGGAGCGGCTGTTGGAAGACGACATCGGCATCGAGAAATTCTCCAGCCGGGTCGTATTGCGCCGACCACTCGAGCAACGTGGGTATCCACTGACCGTGATCGCAACCGGCAAGCCAAGCTGGGCATGACGTGACGCGGCAACGAGGGGCTCGATCGTGCGGCGCGTGTGCCGCCGAGCGAAGTGCATGAAGCAACGAGCGGCAGCGGCTCAATGGCGGCGATAGAGCGGTGCCGACAGTATCTTCCGAAACAGTGACGATTACGAAACTATCGGTTCTGGCGAAGCGAATAGTCGCAATAAAACGTTGCGGCCGGGTGACTATCATGGTCGTGGGTGCATCGTGTCAACCGCCGAGGATAACTGGCAGGCCGACACCCGCGCTAAATCGGCGCGGCTCGCACCAGGCCCAACGTTCATTAGCATTTCGGCGGACAGACCCATGCACACAGATAATCTCGTCACCCTGGATCGCGGCCACCTCGTCCATCCGGTCGTCAACTACCGCTCTCATGAACAGCGCGGCGTCACGGTACTCACGGCGGGGCGCGGTGCCTACCTGCAGGACAGCAGCGGCCGCGAGCTCCTCGACGCCTTTTCCGGCCTCTGGTGCGTCAACACCGGCTATGGCCATGAGAGCATCGTGAGTGCGGCCGAGGAGCAGATGCGCCGGCTGCCCTACGCTACCGGCTACTTCCATTTCGGCTCCGAACCAGCCATCCGCCTGGCCGCCAAATTGGTGGAATTGACCCCGGCATCGCTGCAGCGCGTCTATTTCACCATGGGCGGCTCCGACGCGGTGGACTCGGCGATCCGCTTCATCGTCAACTACTGGAACGCTCAGGGGAAAAGTGAGAAGAAGCACTTCATTACTCTCGAGCGCGGCTATCATGGATCCTCGTCCCAGGGCGCGGGGCTGACCGCCCTGCCGGTGTTCCATCGCAACTTCGATCTGCCGCTGCCCAATCAGCATCGCATTCCTTCGCCCTACCCTTACCGCAACCCGCTCGGTTCGGATCCCGCCGCCATCATCGAGGCCTCCGTGGCGGCACTACGAGGCAAGGTGCGCGAACTCGGCACCGACCGCGTCGCGGCCTTCTTCTGCGAACCCATTCAGGGCTCCGGCGGCGTAATCGTACCGCCCAAGGGCTGGCTGAAGGCCATGCAGGAGTGCTGCCAGGAGCTGGGCATTCTGTTCGTGGTCGACGAGGTGATCACCGGCTTCGGTCGCACGGGGCCGATGTTCGCCTGTGAGGCCGAAGGTGTCACGCCGGACCTGATGACCCTGGCCAAGGGTTTGACCGCTGGCTATGCCCCCATGGGGGCCGTGATGATGAGTGAAGCCGTCTATCAGGGCATCGCCGAAGGCGGTGGTGCGGAATTCCCGATCGGACACGGCCATACCTACTCCGCTCATCCCGTAAGTGCCGCCGTCGCCCTGGAGGTGCTGCGCCTGTATGAGGATGGCCTGCTGCAGAACGGCATCGCCCTGGCACCGCGTTTCGAAGCAGGCCTGCGCTCCATGCTCGCTCATCCCCTTGTCGGCGATGCTCGCAGTCGCGGCTTCCTTGGCGCCCTCGAACTGGTTGCCGACAAGCAGAGCAAAGAGCGCTTCGACCCCTCATTAAAATTGGCCGATCGTCTCTTCGAAGCTGCCTATGGCAACGGCATCATCCTGCGGGCTTTCGCCGATAACGTTCTTGGCTTTGCTCCCGCACTTTGCTATACAAGTAATGACTTCGATTTACTGTTCGAGCGCCTCGAACGCACCCTGAATGCAGTGCTCGACCAACCCGAAGTACGCCAGGCCCTGCGCTGACAGTCGCATGCGACGCACGCAGGTAATGGTGCGTCGCATTTTTCTGTCATTGCCGGACCGACAGACCGAACCCACCGGAGCCTTGGATGATCGGCGCACCCAAACTGGACCGCCTCGACATACGCATTCTGAGCCATTTGCAGCGTAACGGCCGTATCTCCAATGTCGCTTTGGCAGACGCCGTCGGACTCTCCCCAGTCCCTGCCTGACTCGTGTCAAACGCCTGGAAAAAGCCGGTTATATCATCGACTATGGCGCGCACCTGCAGCTCGAGAAGCTTGGCAGTATTCAGCGGGTCTTTACCCAGCTAACGCTCTCCGATCACCGCCTCGAAGACTTCGCACGCTTCGAGGCCTATATACGCAAAGTGGATGAAGTTCTCGAGTGTCATCTGGTGAGCGGTGGCTTCGACTACCAATTGACCTTTCTTACCCGCAATGTCGTCCATTACCAAAGTGTCATGGAGGATCTGCTCGAGCAGAATATCGGTATCGACAAGTACTTCAGCTATATTGTGATCAAGTCGCCCGTCGTGAAAAAATACTATCCAATTGAAAAACTGATCAGCGATCACG
It encodes:
- a CDS encoding NAD(P)/FAD-dependent oxidoreductase, translated to MSRVDAAIRLACQPRLRLRTPLLTHVDFSRRCSNEIRILLARYLGSVRPGRGWPRLGEFEVAVIGAGFTGLNAARQLAKSGLKVALLEAEHVGFGASGRNGGHLNSGHFASFGAIKARFGDAQARRLWQAYDDSINMIEAIIDEEKIDCSFRRGGKIKLASKPSHVKKLQAMCDELRREVDPTVEWLSREDVRKELGSDAFHGGVLSPKSAMMHMGRYVTGMAQAAHRHGATIWEHNPVIARERVPQGWRLTTPTGSLVARQVILATDAYTTETFGYFRRRMMPVASFIIVTRPLTAEEVAATMPGNRNYTNSLNIANYFRLTPDNRVLFGGRARFSSASNQKTDVSSGQLLRKQLIEVFPQLADVEIDYCWGGLVGCTQDRYPRAGTADGVIYGMGYSGHGAQVSTLIGNVLADIAMGRKGTNPLEGLSWRAVPMHTGKPWFLPIVGAYYRMKDMLP
- a CDS encoding cupin domain-containing protein, with amino-acid sequence MLHSLDSRQASSRPAHPSIIDLRQFAREVTADTAGQADGQTDAFLANRYPLAIPACPVEIGAIRLEAGTGRVAELPADEFIILCDGSLTLNRQGQTLELADSASAVLSAGAGFDWHCPEPTTLLYIRYLGESAGEGNLIAIDESAALEPSGTPLVELLVGPTPSCRNHTDYRSADEEFMCGTWYSTPYHRRAMESRQYELMHLLAGAVTVVEQSGATRTYTKGDICLVEKGAVWSWESREDVKKVYAIYRPA
- a CDS encoding ABC transporter substrate-binding protein, with the translated sequence MKNNKLPGTQLASSLMRTAGQGGHGFTRRDVLRGMAAGTVLATAAGGLMTGASSAFAQTPQRGGRIKVASATSSTADTLDPAKGANYTDYCRHFMFYNGLTTLDEVLVPRMSLAESFDTDDALSWVIKLRRDVVFHDGQPFTSADVVYSLNRHKDPDTASRALSVAQQLEEVRAAGPHEVHIRLTSPNADLPAILATSHFLIVRDGTTDFSLANGTGPFECAEFQPGVRSVAVRNDSYWKPGQPYLDEIEFFAIPDEAARINALLAGDVDLINPVNARSIPRILNSANATAMESPTGAYTNLVMRDDLGPVNNPDFVLAMKYMLDREQIQRLAFGGFGTLANDQPIAPSHRYHLADLPQREFDLDRAKYHLERAGVGNRSIPLVASEAATGSVDMAQLMQLSAQQIGLNLEIRRVPSDGYWSNHWMKHPLGFGAISARPTADLMFSLFFQSDAAWNEAGWRNEQFDQLLLAARGETDEDKRKQMYGDMQVLIHEHGGIGIPQFRSSIDGHNTKLRGLSPHPLGGLMGYMFAEHVWLET
- a CDS encoding 2-hydroxyacid dehydrogenase, producing the protein MSFLYKSEPVRGARWAELFAERAPDIDFHIWPSIGDPRQVRYLAAWEPPQDIAQTFPNLELVFSVGAGVDQFDLSQIPEHIPVVRMIESGLVAGMVEYATLAVLAAHRDWLTYANQQRSGIWKPMPVRTANTRRVGVLGMGVLGKAVLEKLRDFGFQCAGWNRSERSLPGVECFTGEQGLADFLARTDILVCLLPLTDETRGILSQKLFRQLPQGAMLLNLGRGDHLVEEDLLVALDSNHLSTAILDVCSVEPLSEGHSFWHHPRIMLTPHIASMTQPDTSAEAVLDNLRRHREGLPLKGLVDRTRGY
- a CDS encoding phosphotransferase, with the protein product MVENLAIATAALSTAVPNLAPDEVKALVCRLYGITGSVKSLAGERDQNCRIETADGRRYVFKISNPSEPASVIDFQIAALDHIARIAPDQPVPRVVRTLDGRSRDTVTLPDGVETTVRMLTYLDGVQIRETPRTATQRQAMGTMLAELNLALRDFSHPGATHDLLWNVATAHRLADKLEAIVDAPRRALAESFMTRFTDHVLPRLASVRAQVIHNDFHLYNVLVTPDDHERIVGIIDFGDMLHAPLVGEVATAAAFHTTGNADPFAGPAQFVGAYHATLPLTDIEQEIVADLMATRHLITVLISEWRAKRYPENRDYIMRHNPASWAALAMMNALSRDEARDRLLTEVRKGESR
- a CDS encoding aspartate aminotransferase family protein, whose translation is MKSTTDLNMVNAYIPGRVDVGPVTAAMIERRDALLGPAYRLMYEHPLHIVRGEGVWLIDPDGRRYLDIYNNVASLGHCHPAVTEAICQQVKVLATNTRYLHDTILELAERLLATVPETELAHLMLTCTGSEANDVAYRIAQVRTGGTGVIVTETAYHGFTDAVSKFSPSLGTTVDLGAHVRTVPAPCFYHAEGADLGERFTRDVEAAIADLKRHGIKPAMLLVDSVFTSDGILPEPAGFLKGAVEAIKRAGGLFIADEVQPGFGRTGEHMWGFQRHGISPDIVTMGKPMGNGQPIAGLLATADALADFGKKSRYFNTFAGNTVSCAAALAVLDTIEKEGLIQHAARVGKLLRDGIAELASRHEAIGNVRGVGMFVGVELVSNRATRTPDREFTTRVVNRMRDKGVLLSACAMGHNVLKIRPPLVLSAEQAGIVIEVLDEALGFVAQA
- a CDS encoding Lrp/AsnC family transcriptional regulator, giving the protein MRSAASLDQFDMKILVHLQREGRCSNVDLSAAVGLSESPCLARTKRLQETGVIRGYGADVALEKLGSHVIVFSEVTISNHRPHDFRKFETGAGKYDEIVECYNVSGGYDYLLKIVAPDIAHFQALMERLLEDDIGIEKFSSRVVLRRPLEQRGYPLTVIATGKPSWA
- a CDS encoding aspartate aminotransferase family protein, whose product is MHTDNLVTLDRGHLVHPVVNYRSHEQRGVTVLTAGRGAYLQDSSGRELLDAFSGLWCVNTGYGHESIVSAAEEQMRRLPYATGYFHFGSEPAIRLAAKLVELTPASLQRVYFTMGGSDAVDSAIRFIVNYWNAQGKSEKKHFITLERGYHGSSSQGAGLTALPVFHRNFDLPLPNQHRIPSPYPYRNPLGSDPAAIIEASVAALRGKVRELGTDRVAAFFCEPIQGSGGVIVPPKGWLKAMQECCQELGILFVVDEVITGFGRTGPMFACEAEGVTPDLMTLAKGLTAGYAPMGAVMMSEAVYQGIAEGGGAEFPIGHGHTYSAHPVSAAVALEVLRLYEDGLLQNGIALAPRFEAGLRSMLAHPLVGDARSRGFLGALELVADKQSKERFDPSLKLADRLFEAAYGNGIILRAFADNVLGFAPALCYTSNDFDLLFERLERTLNAVLDQPEVRQALR